The region TAAACTGATCGTTTGCGTCTAACCGGTTAGCGTTACAGGGTTTTGTAATAAACAATCACCTGACGCAACGGTGCTGGTAAGGTAAGATATAAGGCGCATCAGATTGATGCGCTTTTTTTATTTTTGTCGCAGGGAACGCGCCTGCGCAAGGGTGTTTTTAATCCACATCACAGCGGAGTGTTGTCACACTATGATGGACAATTTACGCGCGGCAGCTAATCACGTCGTGCTCAAAATCATCCTGGGCCTGATCATTTTGTCATTTCTTTTGACAGGGGTAGTCAGCTATCAGGGGAGTGCCGGTGATTATGCAGCTAAGGTCAATGGCCAGGTGATCGAGCGTGCTCAGCTGGAACAGGCTTTCCAAAGCGAACGCAGCCGCATGCAGCAACAGTTGGGTGACCAGTTCTCGGCACTGGCGGGCAACGAAGGCTATATGCAGCAGATGCGCCATCAGGCACTGTCACAGTTGATCGACAACATGCTGCTGGACCAATACGCCAAAAAATTAGGCCTGAGCGTCAGCGACGAGCAGGTAAAAGACGCCATCCGCAAGGCGCCTTATTTCCAGACTAACGGCCAGTTCGATAACGCCAAATATCTCGATTTGATCAGCCGCATGGGATACACCGCCGACAACTTCGCACAGTCAATGCGCCAACAGCTGGTTAATCAGCAGGTGATCCAGGCCTTCGGCCAATCAGGCTTCGTGTTGCCATCCGAATCTCAGAGCATGGCTGCTCTGGTGCTGCAGGAGCGCAACGTGCGCCTGGCGACTCTGGATCTGAAAGCGTTGCAGGCTAAACAGACCGTAACCGACGACGAACTGAAAGACTATTACAGCCAAAACAAGAACAGCTTCATTGCGCCGGAACAGGTCAAAGTGAGCTACATCCCGATGGACGCCGCCTCGATGCAAGACAAGGTGACGGTGGCAGATGCGGATATCAGCGCTTACTACGATCAGCACAAAAGCAGCTATGGCCAGCCTGAGCGCAAAAATTACAGCGTGATCCAGTTGAAAACCGAGGCTGAAGCCAATGCGGTGTTGGATGCGCTGAAAAAAGGCGGCGATTTCGCCACGCTGGCGAAAGAAAAATCCACTGACATCATCTCACGCCGCACCGGCGGTGAGCTGGGTTGGCTGGAGCCGGAAACGACCGCGGATGAGCTAAAGCAGGCTAACCTGACCGAAAAAGGCCAGCTTTCCGGCGTAGTGAAATCCTCCGTCGGTTATCTGGTGGTGCGTCTGAACGATATCGAACCTGAGAAAGTGAAGCCGTTGAGCGAAGTGCGCGACGACATCGCCAAGCAGGTCAAGCAGGAGAAAGCGGTAGACGCTTATTACGCGCTGCAGCAGAAGGTGAGCGAAGCCGCTACCAGCGATAACGAATCTCTGGCGTCAGCCGAAGTGGCCGCCGGCGTGAAAGCGGCACAAACCGAATGGTTCACCCGCGACAACGTTCCGGCGGCGCTGAACTTTAAACCTGTCATCCAGTCGATTTTCGACGGTTCACTGATTGGCGAGGGTGGCTCACCGGGCAGCAACTCCGACGTGATCACCGTTGATGGCGACCGCGCCTTCGTGATCCGCGTCTCTGGCCACAAACCGGAAGGCATTGAGCCGTTCGACCAGGTCAAAGACCGCGTCGCCGAGCTGGTTAAGCGCAACAAGGCTGAACAGGAAGCGAAACTGCAGGGCGAGAAGCTGCTGGTTGAGCTGAAACAAGGCAAGGGTGACGACGCGATGAAAGCGGCTGGCCTGAGCTTTGGCAGCGTGCAGAAGATGGCGCGTGCGCCGGAAGACAGCCAACTGGTGCAGAGCGTGTTTGCGCTGCCGCATCCGCAGGAAGGCAAACCGGTTTACGGCATGTCGCAAGATCGCCAGGACAACGTGGTGCTGATTGCGCTTGATGCCGTTAACCCAGGCACCTTGCCGGCCGAAGAAATGAAAACCTTTGTCGGCAAGATGGAAGAAGGGGCGACCGGCGTGTCCTTCGACTCTCTGCTGGCCAGCCTGCGTAAAGAAGCCAAGATCAAGATGGGAGCCGCTGAGCAGCAGCAGCCTCAGTAAGCACCGCATTTTTGTGCAACGCTATGCAATAACCAAAGGCCGCTTTCGCGGCCTTTTCCATATCTGAAATCCGCCAATTGCCGATCGTCACCCGCTGCGGCAAGGTAGCCATGCTGTTAAACACAAGGAGGATACAGCATGCAACTTACAGAAATAAAAGCGGTTAATGGTTATGGTTTCAGCGTCAAAGCGCTGTTGGTGGCGGCCCTGATTTGCCTGACGGGGCCGTCGATGGCCGCGGTGGAAAAAGCGGGGGTTGCTCCGCCGGTATTATCTGCGCCGGCGGTTAAGGCGGGGCAGGGAAGTGAGGTGGTGCTCACCGCCGATGACGAAGCCTCAGTCAGTATCAATCAGGCCGATGCCGAGCAACTGGCCAGCGTGTTGAAGGGCGTAGGGCTTAAGAAAGCGGAGAGCATTGTGCGCTACCGCGAGCAGAATGGTCCGTTTACGCAGATAGAACAACTTCAGGAAGTGCCGGGCATCGGGCCTGCATTGTTTGAAAGGAATCGCGCACGGCTCAAAATGTGATGTTGTTCACGGCTGCGTGGCAAAGTGCCATTGCAGCCTTTTTCCTCTGCTACATTTTACAGGTCTTACCAGTTTGGCATATTGACCAAACGGGTGCGGGGGCAGTATGCCGCCCCCGCTTTATTCTGTAATCACCAGGCTGGAGCTGCGTTTCCCTATGCATCATACCTTTATCAAAGTCCGTGGTTATCATCTTGATGTTTATCAACATGTGAATAATGCCCGCTATCTGGAGTTTCTGGAGGAGGCGCGCTGGGATTGGCTGGAGAATCATGAAGGCTTCCGTTGGATGACGGAAAACAACATCGCCTTTATCGTGGTGAATATCAATATCAATTACCGCACTCCGGCGGTGCTGGGGGACAAGCTGCGTATCGACAGCCAGATGGTGCAGCTTAACGGCAAAAGCGGTGTGCTGAGCCAGAAGGTGACGCAGGATGCAACGGGCACGCTGGTTGCGGATGCGCTACTGACCTTCGTCTGTGTCGATCTGAAAACCCAACGGGCGTTGCCGATTGAGGGGCAACTGCGCGAACACCTGCAGGTGCTCACACAGCCGGAGAATCAGTAAAGCAATGAGCGGCAATCTTTTCTTTGCCGCCGTTATCTCCGCCATACTTCAAGCGGCATCCTTGTTGGTTGCGCGCTTACCCGAATCACTTACTTGAGTAAGCCCATCGGGATGCGTTTGCTTACCGCTTCGATGCCACTCGAATTATTTAAGGTATGTACACTCAGGCCAGGCCGGTTTTCTGTTTCAGGCTCGCCATTACTTCGGCTTTGTTGATTTGATATTGCTTCAGGCCGTTGGCGCGCAGATGGCAGGCCGCGCATTCACCGCAGCCATCGCCCTGGATGCCGTTGTAGCAGGTCAGGGTATCCTGGCGCACCCGTTCCAACTGTTGGTAGTAATCCGCCAGCGCCCAGGTTTCTGCCTTGTTCAGCCACATCAGCGGCGTTTCGAAGCGAATATCGCGGGCGATGCCGAGTACCACGGCATGATTCAGCGCTTTGACAAATTCGTCGCGGCAATCCGGGTAACCGGAAAAGTCGGTTTCACAAACGCCGGTGATCACGGCTTCGGCTTCCACCTGGTAGGCATAGATAGCGGCCAGCGTCAGGAACAGGATATTACGGCCCGGTACGAAAGTGCTTGGCAGCCCGCCTTTTTGCTCGCTGTCATAAACAGGCACCGGAATGTTGTCACGCGTCAGGCTGCTGATAGCCAGCTCGTTGAGCAGGCCCACGTCCAGTACCTTATGCGCTTTGGCGCCAAGCGCCACCGACAGCGCCTGAGCGACTTCGATTTCGGCGCGGTGACGCTGGCCGTAATCGAACGTGATGCAATGCACTTCATCGTACTGCTGCAATGCCTGAATCAAGCAGGTCGTGGAGTCTTGTCCACCGCTGAAAACGACAACCGCGCGTTTCATAAAATCACCTTATTTTATGGCTGAAGCCAGACCCGATACATGCCCGGGCGGCCGAATAAAAAATGCGTGCGGCAACTAGGGTAGCAGAAATAGCCGCTGCCGTAGCGGTTGTACATGCTCATCGTTAAGAAGGTGGCTGCTGATCCTCCACCGGCGGCGGTAGCCAGGCCTGGCAGAAATCAAACCAGCCGTAGGCGGTCAGGGTGACGCCATGAATGCGCGGCGGCGCGCTGATTTGATACTGATAGTGAAACAAAGGGGTGATGATTGCCGCGGCCATCAACTGCTGATAGTAGGTTTTCAATTGCTCAAAACGCGGTTGCTGCGCGGGAAGTTGCTGGATCCGTTGTAACCTTTGTTGCTGATCTTGCCAGCGTGAGGCAGGTAAAATGCCACGCCACAGCGTATCTTGCCGCAACCAGCTTTCCAGCGTGGCCTCTGGCGATTCGCCAATCAGGTTATCCGCCAGCAGGAGATCGGCCTGCTCGATTTGCTCCGCGCTTTGCCAGCGTTTGCCCGCGTAGTAACGCACCTCCAACTCACAGCCATGGCGCGCCAATAACTGCTGCAGCGCCACCGTGACCGTCTCCAGCTCAACCGGCGGCCGGTACAGCAGCGTCAGCCTGGCGGGCAGGGCAATATCCTGGTTGGCCTGATGCTGCGGGATTGCCCAGCCGGGCAGCATCTCGTGGCTGGGGGTGATGACGCTGTTGGGTACCGGCAGGTTGGCCAGCAGGCCGGATTGCTGGATTAGCATCAGCAGCTTTTGCCCCTGCGCTTCGCTGAGCACGCCATGCTTCAGATTCACCGCCAGATAGCACCAACCCAGGCTCATGCTGCGTTGTACCGGCCGGGCCAGCTCTTCCTGTGGGCCGAGGGTAATACGCACCGGGTGTTGGCAACTGGTGTAAGCCCTGTCGGCATGCAGTTCCGGGGCGATCCAATACTCAATACTTTCCAGATAAGGATGCTGCAAATGGTAAAATGGATGCTGTTCCAGGCGCACCAGATGAGGGGCATTTAACGTCAGCTTAAAGGGGCCGGCGCCAATGCCCGGTGAATCCGGGTGCGTCAAAAGACAAGGCAACTCTGCCAGCCGGTGTGCCAGCCAGTAGTCCGGGCGCTGCAGATCAAACTGAATGCACAGCGCATGCGGCAGGCTGATGGCGGCAACGCTGGACAGGCTTGGCTGGCTGCGTGGGTGCTGGAGCAATTTTCCCAGCGTTTGCAGCAGTTGCTGCCCGGTCAGAGGCTCGCCGTTATGCCAACGCAACTGGCTGCGCAGGAAAAACTGCCAGCGCAGGCCATCCTCGCTGATTTGCCAGTGATGGGCCAGATCCGGCTGAGGCTCAGGGTTGCCGGTCATAAAGCGCGTCAATCCGGCGTGCAGCGTGGCGACCAGATGTTGCTCTGCACGCCCGGTGAGGGTCAGCGGATCCAGGGGTTCCAGCGTGCGGTAGTAGGGGATACGCAGCGTCGGGCTGCCCGCCTGCCATTGGCCGCCGAGGTGCGGGCTGAGCAATTCTTGCAGATGCTGCGGGTCCAGTTGCGCCATTTCCAGCGCGCCCCGATGATCGCCATTATGCAACAGCCGTTGCAGATGAGCGGCGCGCAGTTCATCCGGGGTTTTCAGGCAGTGAAGGCGTGCGCGCTTGCCGCGTCCGGCCTGTGAATGCCAGCTCAACCAGCCCTGATCCTGCAACTGCTGCACCAGCGTGCGGGCATGGCGTTCGCTGCAATAGAACAGCGCCGCCAGCTCGCCGATGGTAATCGCCACCGGCGCGCCGCCGAGTTGCTGGTACAGACGTTGATATTGGCTGAGGCGGTGGGTCAGGCGCATGATAGAAATCCGGAACAGTTTTGCGGAATTGTTCACTATTACTTCCGCAAATACCATCCCATACTGCAGTGATTGTAATCGGGTTCACATTCACGAGGTCTTTATGTATCGTCTGGCGGCTTTTGATATGGATGGCACTTTGCTGACGCCGGATCACCGGGTCGGTTCGGAAACCCTGGCGGTACTGAAGCAACTGGTTGAACGGGACATGATCGTGACCTTCGCCACCGGGCGGCACTACCTTGATGCGCAGCCGATCATGGCGCAACTCGGCTTGCAGGGCTACCTGATTACCGGCAACGGCACCCGGGTTTATGACAATCAGGGGCGGCAATTGCACGCTACCGATTTGCCTGCCGATATTGCCGAAGAGGTGCTGCATACCCACTGGCGCACCGAGGCCAGCATACACGTTTTTCGTGACGAAGGCTGGATGACGGAATTTGCGGTGCCGGACGAGATGCTGTGGGCGCATCACCTGAGCGGTTTTCGTTTCCAACTGGCGGAGCTGCGCAGATTGCCGGCATTCGGCAACAGCAAAGTGTGTTTTATCGCACCGCATGAGGAGTTACTGGAGTTGCAGTTGCAACTCCAGGCGCATCTGGGCGGAACGGCCGATCTCTGTTTTTCCGCCTACGAGTGCCTGGAAGTGCTGCCGCTCGGCTGCAACAAGGGCACGGCGTTAGATACGCTGAGCCGCCACCTGGGGATAACGATGGCGGAGTGCATGGCGTTTGGCGATGCGATGAACGACAAGGAGATGCTGGCGACGGTGGGGCACGGCGTGGTGATGGGCAATGCCTTGCCGCAGTTGAAGTCGTCGTTGCCCCAGCTACAGGTTATCGGCCACTGCGAACGGCAGGCGGTGGCTCACTATTTGCAACATTGGCTGCGTTCACCTTACCTCACCTATTCCCCCGAATTATGAGGTTTTTACTTTTACAGCCGGCCGGGTATGACTTACCCGGCTTTTTTTATCCCCTGCATCTTTCAAGCCGCAACGTTGTTGGCTGCAACTCGCAATCCATGGGGGATTGTTGCTGATTACAAATCTTCCAGTTGCGCCAGCCAGGGCGTCAGGTCACCGATATTGTCGCTTACCCACTCGGGGTTGTAATAGGTATCCAGATAGCGTTCGCCGCTGTCGCACAGCAGGGTGACGATCGATCCCTGTTCAGCCTTTTCCCGCATCTGTTTCGCCAATTGCAGCGCGCCCCACACGTTGGTGCCGGTGGAGGCGCCCACTTTGCGCCCCAGAACCTTTTCCAGCCAGTGGATAGTGGCGACGCTGGCGGCATCCGGTACGCGCAGCATACCGTCGACCACCGACGGAATAAACGAAGGCTCGGCGCGTGGGCGGCCAATGCCTTCTATCCTGCTGCCGCAACTGCCGATAATGGTGCGATCGCTCTGGTGGAAACAATCGTAGAACACCGAGTTTTCCGGATCGACCACCGTCAGGCGCGTGTCGTGCCCTTGATAGCGAATATAGCGCCCCAGGGTTGCAGAGGTGCCGCCGGTACCGGCGCTCATCACAATATGTTTGGGAACCGGGAAGGGCTCGCGCGCCATCTGGCGGAAGATACTGTCGGCGATGTTGTTGTTCCCGCGCCAGTCGGTTGCACGCTCGGCGTAGGTGAACTGATCCATATAGTGGCCGTTCAGCTCTTTCGCCAACTGTTCGGAGACGGCGTAAATTTGCGCCGCATGGTCGACAAAGTGGCAGCGGCCGCCGTAGAAGGCGATTTGCTCAACCTTGCGGCGCGCGGTACACGACGGCATCACGGCGATAAACGGCAAACCAATCAGCCGGGCGAAGTAGGCTTCGGACACTGCGGTACTGCCGGAAGAGGCTTCGATAATCGTGGTGTTTTCGGTGATCCAGCCGTTGCACAAACCGTACAGGAACAGCGAGCGGGCCAACCGGTGCTTCAGGCTGCCGGTCGGGTGAGTGCTTTCATCTTTCAGGTACAGGCAGATACCGGGAAATTCAGGCAGGTTCAGGCGGATCAGGTGCGTGTCGGCGGAGCGTTGGAAATCTGCTTCTATTTCGCCGATCGCATATTTTACCCAAGAATTTGTCATCGTCTGGCCTCAGAATAGGGGGCTTGTTTACCGCGTAGCATAGCCTGTCGCAGGGAAAAAAGGATTGCCATTTTCCCTGTTTAATCGCCTAATGGGAGAAAAATTTTCTCCTGGTTGGCGATATGTTAGATAAAACAGACCGTAAATTACTGTGCATGCTGCAACAGGACTGCACGCAGTCGCTGCAGGCGCTGGCCGACGCGGTCAATCTCACGTCGACGCCCTGCTGGAAAAGGCTGAAGCGGCTGGAAGATGAAGGCTATATCCGTGGGCGCGTCGCGCTGCTGGATAATGAAAAGCTGGGCCTGGGGCTAACGGCGTTTGTGCTGATCAAAACCCAGCAGCACAGCAGCGAGTGGTATCAGAAGTTCGTGCAACTGACCCAACAGATGCCAGAGGTGCTGGCGTTCTATCGCATGGCGGGCGAGTACGATTACCTGATGCAGGTGGAAGTGGCGGACATGAAGAGTTACGACAGCTTTTACAAGCGCCTGGTGAACGGCGTGCCGGGGCTGATTGACGTCACCTCCAGCTTCGCAATGGAAAAAATCAAATACACCACCGCACTGCCGGTTCCCGAGTGAAATGTTCACCGAAC is a window of Serratia plymuthica DNA encoding:
- a CDS encoding PLP-dependent cysteine synthase family protein — its product is MTNSWVKYAIGEIEADFQRSADTHLIRLNLPEFPGICLYLKDESTHPTGSLKHRLARSLFLYGLCNGWITENTTIIEASSGSTAVSEAYFARLIGLPFIAVMPSCTARRKVEQIAFYGGRCHFVDHAAQIYAVSEQLAKELNGHYMDQFTYAERATDWRGNNNIADSIFRQMAREPFPVPKHIVMSAGTGGTSATLGRYIRYQGHDTRLTVVDPENSVFYDCFHQSDRTIIGSCGSRIEGIGRPRAEPSFIPSVVDGMLRVPDAASVATIHWLEKVLGRKVGASTGTNVWGALQLAKQMREKAEQGSIVTLLCDSGERYLDTYYNPEWVSDNIGDLTPWLAQLEDL
- the ppiD gene encoding peptidylprolyl isomerase; this translates as MMDNLRAAANHVVLKIILGLIILSFLLTGVVSYQGSAGDYAAKVNGQVIERAQLEQAFQSERSRMQQQLGDQFSALAGNEGYMQQMRHQALSQLIDNMLLDQYAKKLGLSVSDEQVKDAIRKAPYFQTNGQFDNAKYLDLISRMGYTADNFAQSMRQQLVNQQVIQAFGQSGFVLPSESQSMAALVLQERNVRLATLDLKALQAKQTVTDDELKDYYSQNKNSFIAPEQVKVSYIPMDAASMQDKVTVADADISAYYDQHKSSYGQPERKNYSVIQLKTEAEANAVLDALKKGGDFATLAKEKSTDIISRRTGGELGWLEPETTADELKQANLTEKGQLSGVVKSSVGYLVVRLNDIEPEKVKPLSEVRDDIAKQVKQEKAVDAYYALQQKVSEAATSDNESLASAEVAAGVKAAQTEWFTRDNVPAALNFKPVIQSIFDGSLIGEGGSPGSNSDVITVDGDRAFVIRVSGHKPEGIEPFDQVKDRVAELVKRNKAEQEAKLQGEKLLVELKQGKGDDAMKAAGLSFGSVQKMARAPEDSQLVQSVFALPHPQEGKPVYGMSQDRQDNVVLIALDAVNPGTLPAEEMKTFVGKMEEGATGVSFDSLLASLRKEAKIKMGAAEQQQPQ
- a CDS encoding Lrp/AsnC family transcriptional regulator, giving the protein MLDKTDRKLLCMLQQDCTQSLQALADAVNLTSTPCWKRLKRLEDEGYIRGRVALLDNEKLGLGLTAFVLIKTQQHSSEWYQKFVQLTQQMPEVLAFYRMAGEYDYLMQVEVADMKSYDSFYKRLVNGVPGLIDVTSSFAMEKIKYTTALPVPE
- the queC gene encoding 7-cyano-7-deazaguanine synthase QueC, with product MKRAVVVFSGGQDSTTCLIQALQQYDEVHCITFDYGQRHRAEIEVAQALSVALGAKAHKVLDVGLLNELAISSLTRDNIPVPVYDSEQKGGLPSTFVPGRNILFLTLAAIYAYQVEAEAVITGVCETDFSGYPDCRDEFVKALNHAVVLGIARDIRFETPLMWLNKAETWALADYYQQLERVRQDTLTCYNGIQGDGCGECAACHLRANGLKQYQINKAEVMASLKQKTGLA
- a CDS encoding SgrR family transcriptional regulator, translated to MRLTHRLSQYQRLYQQLGGAPVAITIGELAALFYCSERHARTLVQQLQDQGWLSWHSQAGRGKRARLHCLKTPDELRAAHLQRLLHNGDHRGALEMAQLDPQHLQELLSPHLGGQWQAGSPTLRIPYYRTLEPLDPLTLTGRAEQHLVATLHAGLTRFMTGNPEPQPDLAHHWQISEDGLRWQFFLRSQLRWHNGEPLTGQQLLQTLGKLLQHPRSQPSLSSVAAISLPHALCIQFDLQRPDYWLAHRLAELPCLLTHPDSPGIGAGPFKLTLNAPHLVRLEQHPFYHLQHPYLESIEYWIAPELHADRAYTSCQHPVRITLGPQEELARPVQRSMSLGWCYLAVNLKHGVLSEAQGQKLLMLIQQSGLLANLPVPNSVITPSHEMLPGWAIPQHQANQDIALPARLTLLYRPPVELETVTVALQQLLARHGCELEVRYYAGKRWQSAEQIEQADLLLADNLIGESPEATLESWLRQDTLWRGILPASRWQDQQQRLQRIQQLPAQQPRFEQLKTYYQQLMAAAIITPLFHYQYQISAPPRIHGVTLTAYGWFDFCQAWLPPPVEDQQPPS
- a CDS encoding ComEA family DNA-binding protein, with translation MQLTEIKAVNGYGFSVKALLVAALICLTGPSMAAVEKAGVAPPVLSAPAVKAGQGSEVVLTADDEASVSINQADAEQLASVLKGVGLKKAESIVRYREQNGPFTQIEQLQEVPGIGPALFERNRARLKM
- the cof gene encoding HMP-PP phosphatase; the encoded protein is MYRLAAFDMDGTLLTPDHRVGSETLAVLKQLVERDMIVTFATGRHYLDAQPIMAQLGLQGYLITGNGTRVYDNQGRQLHATDLPADIAEEVLHTHWRTEASIHVFRDEGWMTEFAVPDEMLWAHHLSGFRFQLAELRRLPAFGNSKVCFIAPHEELLELQLQLQAHLGGTADLCFSAYECLEVLPLGCNKGTALDTLSRHLGITMAECMAFGDAMNDKEMLATVGHGVVMGNALPQLKSSLPQLQVIGHCERQAVAHYLQHWLRSPYLTYSPEL
- a CDS encoding acyl-CoA thioesterase; the encoded protein is MHHTFIKVRGYHLDVYQHVNNARYLEFLEEARWDWLENHEGFRWMTENNIAFIVVNININYRTPAVLGDKLRIDSQMVQLNGKSGVLSQKVTQDATGTLVADALLTFVCVDLKTQRALPIEGQLREHLQVLTQPENQ